Proteins from one Candidatus Nitrospira nitrificans genomic window:
- a CDS encoding D-alanyl-D-alanine carboxypeptidase family protein has product MHPVRYAPQALPWKRIPAHSILLKELRSGRILFEYDVEKRLSPASLTKIMSALIILEKGRLDDLATVSRNAARAPKTHLRLKVGEVFRLGDLLKAMMMVSANDACLAAAEHVGGDEEQFVKLMNAKAVALGLSDTHFSNGCGFDGPDHYSTAEDLATLSEVAMRNTVFRDLVKEEREIITPVSGYRAYVLHNTNRLLGRIPGVVGVKTGFTSKAGRCLIAKVSQNGSDLLLVILNSNRRWNTAKSLIDYGFRLTNIPQ; this is encoded by the coding sequence ATGCACCCTGTCAGGTATGCTCCGCAAGCTCTCCCGTGGAAGCGAATTCCGGCACACAGTATTCTCCTGAAGGAATTGCGATCGGGCCGTATTCTGTTCGAATACGATGTGGAGAAACGTCTATCGCCGGCCAGCCTTACCAAGATTATGTCGGCGCTGATCATTCTCGAGAAAGGTCGCCTTGATGATCTGGCCACCGTGAGCCGGAATGCGGCGAGGGCCCCCAAGACTCACCTGCGACTCAAGGTCGGAGAAGTCTTTCGCCTTGGGGATTTGCTCAAAGCGATGATGATGGTGTCCGCCAATGACGCCTGCCTGGCGGCTGCCGAACATGTCGGCGGCGATGAAGAGCAGTTTGTGAAATTGATGAATGCCAAAGCTGTGGCACTTGGACTATCCGACACGCATTTCAGCAATGGGTGCGGGTTCGACGGTCCCGACCATTACTCGACGGCTGAAGATCTCGCGACGCTCAGTGAAGTGGCGATGCGCAACACGGTGTTCCGAGATCTCGTCAAGGAGGAACGTGAAATTATCACGCCGGTCAGCGGATATCGCGCCTACGTTCTGCATAACACGAATCGTTTGCTTGGCCGCATTCCCGGTGTGGTAGGGGTGAAGACCGGATTCACTTCCAAAGCAGGCCGATGTCTTATCGCGAAGGTTTCTCAGAACGGGAGCGATCTGCTCCTTGTGATCCTGAACTCCAATCGCCGATGGAATACGGCGAAAAGTCTCATCGATTATGGGTTCCGTCTTACCAATATCCCCCAATAG
- a CDS encoding HU family DNA-binding protein translates to MTKAQIIEKVSEQVTTLTKRQAEVVVNTIFDCVRDSLKNGDKTEIRGFGSFRLRARRMKEGRNPKTGETVAVPAKRVPFFKAGKELKELLNQQ, encoded by the coding sequence ATGACCAAGGCGCAGATCATCGAAAAAGTTTCCGAGCAAGTCACCACCCTGACGAAGCGGCAGGCAGAAGTGGTGGTCAACACCATTTTCGATTGTGTCAGGGATTCGCTGAAAAACGGAGATAAAACTGAGATTCGCGGCTTCGGCAGCTTTCGGCTGCGGGCCCGTCGGATGAAGGAAGGGCGCAATCCAAAGACCGGCGAGACGGTTGCGGTACCGGCCAAGCGAGTCCCGTTTTTTAAGGCCGGTAAAGAGCTGAAGGAATTGCTCAATCAACAGTAG
- the sppA gene encoding signal peptide peptidase SppA has translation MADEVTQAERPPKRHLLRKAFWLFAVGLGVLILINLFFPDLDLSTDDRIALIRVEGVILDSQTTVGELKRFSENPSIKAIVIRIDSPGGGVVPSQEIYDAVKRVRSKNNKAVIASMGSVAASGGYYIAAATDRIVANPGTLTGSIGVIMETANVEGLLQKIGVAGVVIKSGKYKDIGSPLRKMSAEERGLLQAVMDDVHKQFIEAVAEGRSLELPAAQALADGRIFTGRQAKEAKLVDELGDLEDAIQLAAEVAGIEGEPKVIEPRRRFSLREVLDSKLSMLFPKLDVQPGVNLKYLMAF, from the coding sequence ATGGCGGATGAAGTGACACAGGCGGAACGACCCCCCAAGCGTCATCTACTGCGGAAAGCCTTTTGGCTTTTCGCGGTGGGGCTTGGAGTGTTGATTCTGATCAATCTCTTTTTCCCCGACCTCGATTTGTCCACTGATGACCGGATCGCTCTGATTCGGGTTGAGGGAGTCATTTTAGATTCCCAGACGACCGTTGGAGAGCTGAAGCGATTCAGCGAAAACCCTTCCATCAAGGCCATCGTCATCAGAATTGACAGTCCCGGCGGCGGCGTGGTGCCGTCGCAAGAGATTTATGATGCCGTCAAGCGGGTCAGAAGCAAGAACAACAAGGCGGTGATCGCGTCGATGGGAAGTGTCGCCGCGTCAGGGGGGTATTACATCGCTGCCGCAACGGATCGGATCGTGGCCAACCCCGGGACTCTGACCGGCAGCATCGGAGTCATCATGGAAACGGCCAATGTGGAGGGGTTACTCCAGAAGATCGGGGTGGCGGGAGTCGTCATTAAGAGCGGAAAATATAAGGATATCGGTTCCCCGCTTCGAAAGATGAGCGCGGAGGAACGAGGCTTGTTGCAGGCTGTGATGGATGATGTCCATAAGCAGTTTATCGAGGCGGTGGCGGAAGGCCGTTCACTCGAACTTCCGGCTGCTCAAGCATTGGCCGATGGTCGAATCTTTACCGGCCGCCAGGCGAAGGAAGCAAAGCTGGTCGACGAACTCGGCGATTTGGAAGACGCCATTCAACTGGCCGCGGAGGTCGCCGGAATCGAAGGGGAACCGAAGGTCATTGAGCCTCGCCGTCGCTTTTCCCTTCGCGAAGTTCTGGACTCGAAACTCAGCATGCTGTTTCCCAAGTTGGATGTTCAACCGGGTGTGAATTTGAAGTATCTTATGGCCTTCTAG
- a CDS encoding FG-GAP repeat domain-containing protein gives MNILIERKSHRVRLLFPLLWLSLLTSNGPWACSKSEPYNPPDPFYYFASYKVGKNPTTITTDDLNHDSFTDLVTTNIASNTLSILLGNGDGTFRDQVQLHVCQEPRSLALSHFNQDRHADVALACSGGDEVMILFGHGDGKFEEGPRYPVHRAPIALAADDINGDHHTDLVVALRNDKVKVFLGNGTGEFRHGVQYEHGDTPTSVALSDLNADGKLDMVVTNGGPMSNAVSIWLGNGDGSFRDPKDYSTGRRPLGVSFADFNNDHQRDLLVINGEQDSFTTFLGNGNATFRSGKDSGADAGPNFGLARDFNGDRIEDVAIVNLQSNDLSILFGKGDGTFHYPPRNYRTKSGPFALSSFRVTTSGLEEPGLAIADNGSGSVSIFLHRGLKPVAKSEVRE, from the coding sequence GTGAACATTCTTATCGAGCGAAAATCACACAGAGTCAGGCTGCTGTTCCCCCTTTTATGGCTGTCTCTCCTCACGAGTAACGGCCCGTGGGCCTGTTCAAAAAGCGAGCCATATAACCCACCGGATCCTTTTTATTATTTTGCCAGCTACAAGGTCGGCAAGAATCCCACCACGATTACGACCGACGACCTCAATCATGACTCATTCACCGACCTCGTCACGACCAATATCGCAAGTAATACACTCTCGATTCTGCTGGGAAACGGAGACGGGACGTTCAGAGATCAAGTGCAGCTCCACGTCTGTCAAGAACCTCGTTCCCTCGCGCTGAGCCACTTCAATCAGGACCGACACGCCGATGTGGCCCTGGCATGCTCCGGTGGCGACGAGGTCATGATTTTGTTCGGACATGGAGATGGAAAGTTTGAAGAGGGACCACGGTATCCCGTCCATCGCGCACCAATCGCGCTGGCCGCCGATGATATCAACGGCGATCATCATACGGATCTTGTCGTCGCTCTACGGAACGACAAGGTCAAAGTGTTTTTAGGAAACGGGACCGGTGAGTTTCGACATGGCGTTCAGTACGAACATGGAGACACGCCCACATCCGTTGCCCTCTCCGATCTCAATGCCGACGGGAAATTGGACATGGTGGTGACAAATGGAGGCCCTATGTCGAATGCCGTCTCCATTTGGCTCGGGAACGGTGACGGTTCCTTTCGTGATCCCAAAGACTATTCGACGGGTCGCCGACCTCTTGGTGTGAGCTTTGCCGACTTCAACAATGATCATCAGAGGGATCTACTGGTCATCAACGGAGAGCAGGATAGTTTCACGACGTTTCTTGGAAACGGCAACGCGACATTCCGGTCCGGCAAGGATTCCGGGGCTGACGCCGGTCCGAACTTTGGATTGGCGAGGGATTTCAATGGCGATCGGATAGAGGACGTCGCGATCGTCAATCTTCAGTCCAATGATCTGTCGATCTTGTTCGGGAAAGGTGATGGGACCTTTCATTACCCGCCGAGAAATTACCGCACGAAGTCCGGTCCGTTTGCTCTGTCGTCCTTCCGCGTCACAACCTCCGGGCTGGAAGAACCGGGTCTGGCCATCGCCGATAACGGGAGCGGCAGCGTCTCGATTTTTCTTCACCGCGGGCTCAAACCAGTTGCGAAGTCTGAGGTAAGAGAGTAG
- a CDS encoding 30S ribosomal protein S1 — MGTVSNGSDAQLDRNALAALYEETFRNLEEGTITEGRVVALTKDKVIVDIGYKSEGMIPTDQFSSEELQNLKVSDRVQVYIEECEDADGNLVLSKEKADKMKIWEELEKLYKEEKSIEGKIVSRIKGGMMVDIGVKAFLPGSQIDLHPVRDLDGLVGKTFPLKIIKINHRRGNVVVSRRVLLEETRDKKRQTTLANLKEGQLIQGTVKNITDYGSFIDLGGIDGLLHITDMSWGRVGHPSELFTVGDKAEVTVLKYDRETGRISLGLKQKSADPWTNVAGKYPIGTRVRGRVVSLTDYGAFVELEPGVEGLVHVSEMSWTHEVRHPSRVVAVGDQVEAAVLNVDPASRKISLGMKQTAPNPWDMIEGKYPIGTRIEGKVKSLTDFGAFVGLEEGIDGLIHISDMSWTKHIKHPSELFKKGQKVEAVVLRIDKEKERLSLGYKQLARDPWDEAIPARYHIGDSVTGKVSKVADFGIFIELDAGVEGLIHVSESGLESSAKLEEKFKLQDDVTAKIIKVDREERKIALSLRDHQLDWERKQVDDYHSTQGVLDQSLGRAAKQSRKRSQSEDQS, encoded by the coding sequence ATGGGTACGGTATCCAACGGCAGCGACGCGCAATTAGACCGCAATGCCTTAGCGGCATTGTACGAGGAAACCTTCCGTAACCTGGAGGAAGGCACGATTACAGAGGGCCGGGTCGTGGCTCTGACCAAGGACAAGGTCATCGTCGACATCGGTTACAAATCAGAGGGCATGATTCCAACCGATCAGTTCTCCTCGGAGGAGCTTCAGAACCTCAAGGTCAGCGACCGAGTCCAGGTCTATATCGAAGAATGTGAGGATGCCGACGGCAATCTCGTTCTTTCCAAAGAAAAAGCCGACAAAATGAAGATTTGGGAAGAACTGGAAAAGCTCTACAAAGAGGAGAAGAGCATCGAAGGGAAGATCGTCTCGCGCATCAAGGGCGGCATGATGGTCGATATCGGTGTAAAAGCCTTCTTGCCTGGCTCGCAGATCGATCTGCATCCCGTCCGTGATCTGGATGGGCTTGTTGGAAAGACCTTCCCCCTCAAGATCATCAAGATCAACCACCGACGAGGGAATGTGGTCGTCTCGCGGCGCGTGTTATTGGAAGAGACCCGGGATAAAAAACGGCAGACGACGTTGGCCAATCTCAAGGAAGGACAACTTATCCAGGGAACCGTCAAGAACATCACCGACTACGGATCGTTCATCGATCTCGGCGGGATTGACGGATTGCTGCACATTACCGACATGTCGTGGGGGCGAGTCGGACACCCATCGGAACTGTTTACGGTGGGAGATAAGGCCGAAGTCACCGTCTTAAAATACGATCGTGAAACCGGCCGCATTTCTCTCGGGCTCAAGCAGAAGAGCGCGGATCCCTGGACCAATGTTGCCGGTAAGTATCCGATTGGAACCAGAGTCCGCGGCCGCGTGGTCAGTCTGACCGATTACGGAGCGTTCGTGGAGCTCGAGCCGGGTGTTGAGGGATTGGTGCATGTTTCCGAGATGTCGTGGACGCATGAAGTCCGACATCCATCGAGAGTGGTGGCGGTCGGGGATCAGGTCGAAGCCGCGGTGCTCAACGTCGATCCCGCGAGCCGCAAGATCTCATTGGGCATGAAACAGACGGCGCCTAATCCGTGGGACATGATCGAAGGCAAATATCCGATTGGGACTCGTATCGAAGGAAAAGTGAAGAGCCTGACCGATTTTGGCGCCTTTGTCGGGCTTGAAGAAGGAATCGACGGGCTCATCCATATTTCCGACATGTCGTGGACGAAGCATATCAAGCATCCCTCTGAGCTGTTCAAAAAGGGACAAAAAGTGGAAGCGGTTGTGTTGCGCATCGACAAAGAGAAAGAGCGGCTCTCGTTGGGCTACAAACAGTTGGCGCGTGATCCGTGGGATGAGGCGATCCCAGCGCGGTATCACATCGGGGATTCAGTGACCGGCAAGGTGTCGAAAGTCGCCGATTTTGGAATCTTCATCGAGTTGGATGCCGGCGTGGAAGGCTTGATCCATGTCAGCGAATCCGGTCTCGAATCCTCTGCGAAGCTGGAAGAAAAGTTTAAGTTGCAGGACGACGTGACGGCGAAGATAATCAAGGTCGATCGAGAGGAACGCAAGATTGCGCTCAGCCTTCGGGATCATCAACTGGACTGGGAGCGTAAGCAGGTTGATGACTATCACTCGACACAAGGTGTGCTGGATCAGAGCCTGGGGCGGGCGGCCAAGCAGAGCCGGAAACGGTCGCAATCCGAAGATCAAAGCTAA
- a CDS encoding PCP reductase family protein gives MSASDSSQANTTDIRWTDDALKRMERAPIFLRGMVRRLAETKARELGYEEITEEILEQFKGQMMGRMGGDAGMASAVEEMANGRLPWTAAAKERLGTVPEFMRAMIKQITEEVAKERGHLEVNVELFEKVEALGDLQEAHGPAMEWTEAATALLQDKLKESPPIAMEFVTDMLKRDSEDLARERGLVRIDEQILHELWQAPQERMAWTDEAWKRLQTSPDFVRSGIRKAAERRARKLGLKEIDSDHLTTFRNQAMMKAVKRIRSFGYHELTFDAFETALKKTKRLQGNDQAEKRLQEIRGHFADPSAKKPEGGTLGAELMDRFRKYLKGEGTL, from the coding sequence ATGTCGGCATCAGATTCTTCGCAGGCGAATACCACGGACATCCGCTGGACCGATGATGCCCTCAAACGCATGGAGCGCGCCCCGATATTCCTGCGTGGCATGGTCCGTCGCTTGGCTGAAACGAAAGCGCGAGAATTGGGGTACGAGGAAATCACCGAGGAGATTCTCGAGCAGTTTAAGGGACAGATGATGGGACGCATGGGCGGCGACGCCGGCATGGCCTCCGCCGTCGAAGAGATGGCCAATGGTCGCCTTCCATGGACCGCCGCCGCGAAAGAACGGTTGGGTACGGTGCCCGAATTCATGCGCGCGATGATCAAACAGATCACGGAAGAAGTTGCGAAAGAACGGGGGCATCTTGAGGTCAACGTCGAATTATTTGAAAAGGTGGAAGCCCTCGGTGACTTACAGGAGGCCCACGGGCCGGCGATGGAATGGACTGAAGCGGCAACGGCGCTACTCCAAGACAAATTAAAGGAGTCTCCGCCCATCGCAATGGAATTTGTGACGGACATGCTGAAGCGAGACAGTGAGGATCTGGCCAGAGAGCGGGGGCTTGTCCGCATCGATGAGCAGATCCTGCATGAACTCTGGCAAGCACCGCAGGAGCGCATGGCATGGACGGATGAAGCCTGGAAACGGCTTCAAACATCTCCTGATTTCGTGCGCAGCGGGATCAGGAAGGCAGCTGAACGGCGAGCTCGTAAGCTGGGGTTGAAAGAAATCGATTCAGACCATCTGACGACGTTTCGGAATCAGGCCATGATGAAAGCCGTGAAGCGTATCCGTTCATTCGGTTATCATGAACTGACATTTGATGCCTTTGAAACCGCCTTGAAGAAAACCAAGCGCCTGCAGGGGAATGATCAGGCGGAAAAACGCCTTCAGGAAATCCGGGGACATTTTGCTGATCCGTCGGCTAAGAAACCTGAAGGCGGAACCCTGGGGGCCGAGCTCATGGATCGTTTCCGCAAGTATCTCAAGGGCGAAGGAACACTCTGA